One genomic window of Pocillopora verrucosa isolate sample1 chromosome 8, ASM3666991v2, whole genome shotgun sequence includes the following:
- the LOC131791031 gene encoding lipase maturation factor 1, whose amino-acid sequence MELLEGLRQRKGSVNGGKGAKKVEKIKSCDQKDSKEVSAEARRTDLEPGTYWLTRIVFLRSLSFIYFVAFAVALNQNKQLLGKNGLLPSDLYLKKIDEHFDDAGWTKVLHVPTLLLFTDKTKIDEHLDILAYTGMFFSGLILLSGCANMIIMALLWVLYHSIVNIGQRWYSFGWESQLLETGFLAIFLCPVFKLQQVPSYTPTPLVVVWGYRWLIFRIMIGAGLIKIRGDQCWRDLTCMNYHYETQPVPNPMSYFMHQSPEIFHKCETLVNHFIELVVPFFIFLTRSFRIWCGILQILFQVILIISGNLSFLNWLTILPSLLCFDDKSLAFLFSSSSAKREVIRIQHLQKTGATASKPTWGLCVRRVFELMLGVVLAYLSIPVVQNLLSSRQAMNTSFDSFRIVNTYGAFGSVTKERTEVIFQGTRNLTVIPDEEGGIWEEYQFKCKPGDPRRRPCLISPYHYRLDWLMWFAAFQNFQYNPWLIHLAAKLLVNDEQATSLIAHNPFSNGTPPLVIRGERYLYKFTRIGSKEARSGLWWKRTRVGPYFPPLEITSRAVRDYLKSHGWRVPKLKKTNNAPRT is encoded by the exons ATGGAGTTACTTGAGGGCCTGAGGCAAAGAAAAGGGTCTGTTAATGGAGGGAAAGGCGCGAAGAAAgttgagaaaataaaatcttgCGATCAAAAGGACTCTAAAGAAGTGTCAGCTGAGGCAAGGCGAACTGATTTGGAACCTGGAACTTACTGGCTGACGAGGATCGTGTTTCTGAGGTCACTTAGCTTTATTTATT TTGTGGCTTTTGCAGTTGCcttgaatcaaaacaaacagttgCTAGGAAAAAATGGGCTTCTTCCATCAGACttatatctgaaaaaaattgatgaacatTTTGATGATGCTGGGTGGACAAAAGTCCTTCATGTTCCAACCTTGTTACTCTTCACTGACAAAACCAAGATTGACGAGCATTTGGACATTTTGGCATATACTGGGATGTTCTTCTCAGGACTCATCCTACTATCAGGATGTGCAAACATGATTATTATGGCCTTACTGTGGGTTCTCTATCATTCTATTGTCAACATTGGGCAAAGATG GTACTCATTTG GTTGGGAATCACAGCTTCTTGAGACTGGTTTCCTAGCTATCTTTTTGTGTCCAGTGTTTAAATTACAGCAAGTACCCAGTTACACACCGACACCTCTGGTGGTTGTGTGGGGATACAGATGGCTTATCTTTCGCATTATGATTGGTGCA GGACTGATCAAGATAAGAGGTGACCAATGCTGGCGGGATCTGACATGTATGAACTATCACTATGAG ACTCAGCCAGTGCCAAATCCTATGAGTTATTTTATGCACCAGTCTCCAGAGATATTCCACAAGTGTGAAACTTTGGTCAATCATTTCATTGAGTTGGTGGttccatttttcatctttctgaCAAGAAGTTTTCGAATTTGGTGTGGCATTTTACAAATTCTTTTTCAG GTTATTTTGATCATCAGTGGCAACCTGAGTTTCCTAAACTGGCTGACCATTCTTCCCAGTCTCCTGTGCTTTGATGACAAAAGCCTGGCTTTCTTGTTCTCTTCATCATCAGCCAAGAGAGAAGTGATTAGAATACAGCATCTCCAAAAGACTGGTGCAACTGCGTCAAAACCCACTTGGG GTCTTTGTGTTCGTCGTGTGTTTGAGCTCATGCTTGGAGTCGTGTTAGCTTATCTTAGTATCCCTGTGGTGCAGAATCTTCTGTCCTCTCGACAAGCCATGAACACATCGTTCGACTCTTTCAGGATTGTGAACACTTATGGCGCCTTTGGAAG tgtaacaaaagaaagaacCGAAGTGATCTTCCAAGGTACTAGAAATTTGACAGTAATACCGGATGAAGAAGGCGGGATCTGGGAAGAATATCAGTTTAAATGCAAACCAGGTGACCCCCGCAGGCGGCCTTGTCTCATTTCACCTTATCACTACAGACTGGACTGGCTCATGTGGTTTGCAGCTTTTCAG AACTTTCAGTACAACCCTTGGCTGATACACCTGGCAGCTAAACTTCTTGTAAATGATGAACAGGCCACTTCATTGATAGCTCACAACCCATTCTCTAATGGTACACCTCCACT AGTTATTCGTGGTGAACGCTACCTATATAAATTCACAAGAATTGGGAGCAAAGAAGCACGTTCTGGACTCTGGTGGAAACGGACTAGAGTTGGGCCATACTTTCCACCACTGGAAATAACTTCACGAGCTGTTAGGGACTACTTGAAATCTCACGGGTGGAGGGTGCCGAAACTAAAGAAGACGAACAATGCCCCAAGAACTTGA